The Raphanus sativus cultivar WK10039 chromosome 2, ASM80110v3, whole genome shotgun sequence DNA segment acaaaatttgaaaaaaattcaaaaatacgacaatatttttttaataaatatattaattgtacACTGAGATAGGATAATGTTCAAAGAGGTTTGAAACCTTTATATTTTCCGTTTatctaaaaaatagaaatttcatAGAGGTTAGTCCACTAATTTAAACAccatataaagttttatttaaacaattgttaaaaaaatagaaagatgcCCATGTTCTATGGAATAAAGTTTATAATAGAtcaatacaaatttataatgcggttagaaatttttaaacaactttaatgagtataaacttaagtatatagagAAGTTaacgaaaattttatattttcgtaggggttaactctagaattttggaaaaaaattaataaatatgaaaatcctTTTTAAATGCATAGTTGCATCCTATATTGACATAGGaggatggtcaaagaggtttgaaatctttgttgtctccgtttctcacttttgttgtctccgtttctctcaaGAATAAATATTTCATAGTGGTAAGTCCAATCATTTAGGCATATATGAAGTTTTAGTAACTTAATTGttgaaaaaatagaaagatgcccctgtaccatgaaagagagtttatcatacattaataaaaatctatgaagtgattagaaaattttaaacaacactgATGAGTGTAACcttaaaattatataacatttaacctaaaactcaatatttttgtaggggttaacccacatatttttataaaaaattaaaaatataacaatatttttataattcatattttcatcataaactAACATAGGATAATGATAAAGGAGGTTTAGAACTTTTGTTGTTTCCGTTTCTCTAAAGAATTAGATTACATAATGGTTAATCCACTAATTTAAGCagtatattaagttttattaaacaaattgtTAAGAAATTATAACAACGACCATGTaccatgaaaaataatttatgatacAATACTAGAAATTTAGAATGTAGTTAGAaactgttttaaaaattaaagagtattaACTAAGTGTATAGGGAATTTACctaaaaactcaatattttgtAGTGTAATCAacaaaatttgagaaaaaataaaaaatatgaaaaatattttttttaataaatatatacattgtaAAATGACATAGGACAATATTCAAAGAGGTTTGAAACCTTTATTGTTTCCGTTTATCCAAAAGAATAtagatttcatagtggttagtccactaatttaagcaacatatatagttttataaaaacatttattctaaaaattagaatgatgcccatgtaccatggaagaaattttataatagataAATACAAATTCAcaatgcatttaaaaaaaatttaaacaactttaatgagtataaacttcagtatatagagaaattaacgaaaattttatattttcgtaggggttaacccacaatttttgaaaaaatcaattaataTGATAATCTTGTTTAAATGCATAGTTTCATCATGTATTGACATAGGATGATGGTCAAATAGGTTTgtaacctttgttgtctccgtttttctCAAGAATAAAAACTTCAAAGTAGTAAGTCAAATGATTTAGACACCATATGGagttttactaacttaattgttaaaaaattagaacgatgTCCATGTACCATGAAATATTGTTTATCGTACATTGTATAAAGTTAttagaaaaatttaaacaacactaatgaGTATAAGCTTAAAAATATAGGGCATTTAAcctaaaattcaatattttcgTAGAGGTTAATCCACGTATTTTGAGGAAAAAAtgacaatatttttaaatgcatatttgCATAATGAACTAACATAGGATAATGGTCAATGAGGTTTTAGAACCtttattgtttctgtttctctaaagaatagagATTTTATAGTGGTTAATCCACTAATTTAAgcagtatattaaattttattataaaaatggttaaaaaataaaacgatgaccatgtaccatgaaagataatttatgatacaatagtaaaaatttagaatgtatttagaatatttttaaaaattaaagagtattaACTAATTATATAGGAAATTTacctaaaactcaatattttcgtagtaTAACCAACAAAGTTTGAGAAAACTTCAAAACTacgacaatatttttttaataaatatattaattttacacTGAGATAGGATAATgttcaaataggttttgaaACCTTTATAGTTTCCGTTTATCTAAAGAATAGAAATTTCATAGAGGTTAGTCTACTAATTTAAACAccatataaagttttatttaaacaattgttaaaaaaatagaaagatgcCCATATTCCATAGAAGAAAGTTTATAATAGAtcaatacaaatttataatgcggttagaaaattttaaacaactttaatgaGTATAAAATTAAGTACAGTAtatctctttaaattaatactctataaataatatacactaaaaatctctataaaatagtataattttatagtcccaaattgagtttttagttcaattagtatatcgataaattaatatctctataaattaataaaatatacttttggtGTAGTTCTcgcattattaatttatagagattttcaTTGTATATAGAAAAGTTaacgaaaattttatattttcgtagGGTTTAACAcacgaattttgaaaaaaattaataaatatgaaaatctttttaaatgCATAGGTGCATCCTGTATTGAAATATGATGATGATCGAAGaggtttgaaactttttttgtctccgtttttctcaagaataaaaatttcatagtgGTAAGTCCAATCATTTAGGCAGCATATGAagttttactaacttaattgctaaaaatttagaaaaatgatCTTGTCTcatgaaagagagtttatcatacattaataaaaatctataacGTGATTAGAAAGttttaaacaacactaatgagtataagcttaaaaatatagagcatttaacctaaaactcaatattttcgtaggggttaacccacatatttttagaaaaaattaaaatatgacaatattgttttaattcATATTTGCGTCATAAACTAATATATGATAATGGTCAAGGAGGTTTGAAACTTTTGTTGCTTCCgtttctctaaagaatagatatttcatagtggttaatccactaatttaagcagtgtattaagttttattaaacaATTTGTTAAGAAATTAAAACGATGACCATGTagcatgaaagataatttatgatacaataataaaaatttagaatgtagtttgaaattattttaaaaattaaagagtattaACTCGTTATATAGGGAATTTACCCAAAAACCtacaaaatttgagaaaaaaatcaaaaatattaaagtttaatttacacaaaattttaaataaatatatgtattgtttaaagtttaatttaaacaaaatataaagttttattaaaacaattgttaaaaaaatagaacGATGAGAAATTGATATGCATATGGCTTGTCTCATCTCCTCATCGATACTCTAGTATATATAGCTGGAAAACTTGTTCATAGCAGCATCTCCATCTAGCTTATCATCTCCTCCTGCACATTCAAAAAGGATGATTATAAATAGTATAAAGCAACGCAAAGCAGCTGGAACTTTGGCCACATCCGTAGAGTATAGGGAGTAAACAGTCCACACGTACTAAGAAAGTCAACAATGTTTAGGACTCATACATAGGATCAAAGTTCTTTTGTACATAAAACATTCTTTTCAGtgatgatcaataaatttaacatttcatcaaaaaaaaaagtcaacaaTGTATGGTTAGAAGGAAAAGAAGAGAACAAAGCTTTGTTGGGAACAATGGGGCTCTTTTACCAGGAACTTTTACATCGGGCAAGTAGCTAAATTCTGAAGCTATGAGAGACATCATTGGCAGCTTTTCATGTAAAACCTCCTTCAGTTTCGGGTATTTACAAAATTAGAACAGAGCAACGACACACTTGGTTTAATATGCGTACACCGTTTTGATCCCTTACCAGACAGCCTGTTGAAATAAATTATGGTTATGAAAAGTTAAAAGATTTGCATCTATAAAGATGATTTTATCATGAGAAAATTGAATTGGAGGAAGAGATTGTGTGGACGTACGACAGTGGCAGAATCAATTGAAGAAGATTGGCCAAATatcttcatcatttttttttgcctttATGACAAGAAATTGTACTTGGCGTTCTATGTTTCCAAGCACTAGGAGACCTGAATCATCAAAGAAAACAATCATAGGATTGACAATCTAATTAAcactaagaccatctccaataattcatcatatttttcactttaaaatagaataacttTATAATAGAGTCGTAACATACTCCAATgatactctattttaaagtagaAAAAAGTGATGACAAGCCCTAATTTGACCGAATAAAGTGTCGTGTATATCTGTCAAGCCCGTGAACTTGCAAGGTGGGTGCGACATGAGTAACGAGCGGAATCCGATTGCGCAGTTAAACCGGTAAACCCGGTGACCCAAAATAAATTCGGctcagattttataaaaaaatcaaaatagaaaTTCAATAAAATCTGTTAAAAACCACTAAAATCCGAAATCCAGTTACcagttgaaccactggttgaaccaatagataattttcATTCTCCTTTTTAGtaattctgtttttaaaatctattttgtataACTTTTAACTAAGAAATTAGACTTTTCAGTATTGTTATCGACAATTTATTAATGATGTTTATATACTTTTGgtatattttagatttgaagtttaattttattattcacattagacatataaatatttatgaacttTAAATCttgatatttttcaaatttcataaatcttaacttgttacattttttaaataatctaaactattttcgaaattttatatgtcaaataaaattaaaaaaaaatagaaactaaagttaaatatttttaaatgttttttaaacataaaatatatatatatccaaaatattactttttatgttttataaaaaatattataaaatacttaacttcagtttttatatatttattttcataactaatatttaataaaattaatttattcattaatttgGGTTCATCTGCGTCGATCCGATGATCTGGTAACCCGGAAAAAATCATCCGGTTCAGTGTTCGGgtcagatttaaaaaaatttaaatctctAAATTAATTAGGAAATTTTGTTTAAGAATCTGATTTGTTAGAGAAATAAAAGGAAAGTCGGTTACAACTCAAGATCCTAGTCGGAGTTGGAATAGAAaatagggaaaattgccaatagagaacaaaaaaacaaggatGTTGTccatttggaaaaaaaatcttttttgtccaatttttctcctttttaccctttgtatttctgaaaactaatgaaataaatacttttgtgaataaaaaaaatattaaaaatataaacagttAATAAAACACCGatatacacaagctggtatttttttctttttcaaaaagttgataaataaaaatttgaaaatacgttctactaaaggtagagtgtgccttctacggaaaatggtatagtagaaaacgatttctaaaataaacacgttcatctatatttttagaacgtacattctactatttactaattttctaaaaaagtggaatgcgcattctactaatcataaagctatctacttttcgtccggaagcatcttttacttttattaagtattctaaatttcgcggaatgtgttttctaaaatgtattcTTTTGTCTACTAAAcgtagaaagcgtgttctggatttttgtcaaacttctaaacttttagaagacgccttctacggataagattacctgatttttgcgaaaattaatgaaagttttagttaaggaaatattctaaaaatcttctaaaaatattctaacttcctaaaacgtgttattttcgattttacttgtcaattttttttaaaaaattattctcctttgtcttcttcattaatctatggtttttctatagtttttcttttgatttgtttttcacaaactcttgttctctatgatacatatatatacaacatgtggtgttttgaaattaggtacaattttttgtaatgttttttctaataaagtttacaaatttgatttttattaaaagttttattaaaaacatttttaaaagttttatttttattaaaaagttcgataaaattaaaaaggttacaaatgttttaaacttttaataaaaataaaaatttgtaaaatgttttttttataagttagtttaaagttttttaaaaatattttgtaaagttttattttaatttttataagcttttaatttttaatttaaataaaagtttattaaaaacgttttaaactttttataaaaataaaactttgtaaatgttttttaataagtttatttaacgtttttattaaaaaaatttgtaaattatttttatttgaaaaagtttatttttattaaaaaaaattaaaaaaaattattttattttccctttttaaaacgttttaattaaatttttttaaaattcttttagattaatgtgtttaataaaaactttaaacaaactttataaaatgtgtaaactttataaaaataaaaataaaactttacaaaaagtatttaataaaaagtttaaacaaagtttataaaaatacattttaatttttttttattaaatttttttgataaaattaagtttaccaacattttaaactttttataaaagataaaactttgtaaactgttttttgATAGGtagatttaacgtttttatttaaatttttttgtaaattatttttatttttattaagttttacaaagtttatttttattaaaagagtttaaagtttttatttttatttttcctttttaaacatttttaattattatttttttaaattctattagtttaatgtgtttaattagattaattaaatgGTAATTTTGgaattatgaaagaaattatactaaaggGACAACTAAATGATTGTTTTATACTATAGGAACAATAATGCTGAATTTTTATTctgttttggcaatttttccTAGAAAATATAACCTTTGCTTGGCTTTGTTATAAAAAGGCAGATTCAATCACACCTAacatacaacaacaacaacaaaaaaagcaTTTATCATTAGTAAGTAATTATGATTACTGTTCTCGGTGGTGTCAGGCTTTACAAGTTTGATGTGCCTTCTGAGTCTGATGTCAGAATAATAGTAGTAAGTATTCAAGGTGGTCATCTAACTCAAAGGTTTCAGTTGTCCCAATACACAGGACGAGGACAACGAAGAAGAGGTTCGAAAGCTGGATTGTCCAAAAAGTTCGTAGATATGGTCAGGTCACGCATGACGATGCGCAATGATATCGCTATCAAAATACATAAACAGATCTTCGACCACATAGTCTCCAATTTCTGTTTCAAGGATCTTGACACCGTACCTCCAACCTCCTGCCTGTCCCGTCCTCGTCTTTCACTTTCAAACTAGAGTGTTTGGTCAAGATCATGTCCCTGAGACTGACATCACACGTACTCTTCTATACGCATTGAGAACCAGACATTCTATCCTGGCCGATGAAGATGCAATAACCAGATGTGTACCAATTGCTTCACCAGCAACAAAGATCTTGGATTGTTATCAAAGTTCGGAATTGTGCTTTCTCTGTGAGAAAGGGTATACGAGAGACGATGAGATTGTTCACAAAACAAGATGCAATCACATCTTTCACGGTGCTTGTATCTCTAGTTACTTGCTGCGCACTCCTCATTGTCCTGTTTGCTCTGCTCACTTGCCACCTGTCGACATGCGAACCCTCCTCTTCTCCTAAATTTTTAGGGTTGCTGGATGAACATCCTTGGCCTAACTTTTCTTTGCTTGGTATTATTTGACATCTATTGATATGATAAAGACATACATTTTGCACTCTCATTCTTTTTATTATgcataaaaagagaaaaagagatagTGTAATGTGGATGACGTACTTAGTAGCAGTACTAGCAGAGTGCAAGCAATACATCCAAACTCCTTAACAGTAAAAAGGAAATACATTGTTGTCCTGTTTTAATTTCACTCACTCACACTTGTTTCTCACTCTCGTTTTACACTTGTGTTGCAACTGAACACAAACACACACTCTTGTCTTGTATTTGTTCTTGTAGAGAGAAAAACACGTTTCGGTGTCTACATTGGTAATCTTTTCTCCAACTCTTTTGTATTACATCATTACCCACGTACATACTTTACTGGATTTCTCTACTAACTCCACTTACATATTGCTTACACAACTTCTTCTAGTCTATGCCCCTAAGACACTAGACATCAACAACTCTAACAACTATAtcctaaaacataatttaattgGCTTTTAACTAGACCAAACTACCAACTCTTATTCTCATTGTTGTGTAACTTCTTGTTACACAACCCAACAAGAATGATGTAAACTATGTTTCTTGGGTTACTTGAAGAAAAAAGTCTCACGAGGGAACAACAGTTGGTTGGCTCTTGTAATGAAGAGTGGTAAATACACTCTTGGTAAGTTTCATCAAATCCCTCCGTGGCTCCAAAGGTATTTGGTGTGCATACCGGAATGTTTTAGCTTCTATATTCTAGTCATTTCCTTGTGATTAGTAATCTCATTGTCGATTATGTTTTTCATAGGAATTTTGTATTTGAGCCTCTCAAATTTTATGAGCAAAAGACTTTTgcattggtttttttttttggaaaaatgatTGTTGACTACATGAAATATTAACCATCGCATGACTACCATGCAAACTAAACTAATGTATacctatatatatgaaatatatattatgtatggCAACATCCTTCAACTTAATGATGTTATGTAGTTAACatcataaatttaatttcattcatCCAAAAAGTGATGTGAATGTCAGAGACCGTTTAAATCTCTCGTTTTATCAGTTAAAATATGATGTACTTGAAggtaatttaactaaaattagattttgacatGCGTCCTAAAATCgtaagaatatttttaacaaaatctaatttacAAAACCAATAtgttttatacaattttgataagtagtgttttaaaaattttattttattgtattgtaaaactatataattatttattttatttatcttaaatatgaaatttatataagatattatttaatttttttaattattttaatctgttttgttattaaattttaataaaatttctataattagtttgattaattttgtgATATACACTTATTtgatcaattttttattataaaacttatttgatgTCAATTTACTAattctaacattttattttttaaatgaaattgatcaaattaatgaattattttatttttattttcataaacagaaATTGCATTCATTTAAACTTAGTACAACTTTCATTTTAGATTCATATtcttagattatttttattcttaaaagtatataattaataattatatacgCGAGATTATGTTTGGTTTAAGTTGACATCGAATAAGTTAAATGTTAGTGTCAATAAATTGACAatcaaataagttttataattttttttcaaataagtatatatcacacaattaataaaacaaattacatatattttattaaaagctcataagaaaacagattaaaataattaaaatttacaaatatcttatataactttcatatttaatataaataaacataatataattatatagttttaaaatacactaaaatgttaaaacactatttatcaaaaatattaaaacatattgattttgtaaattagatttaaatattGTCACGCTTTTAAAACATAGATTAAAATCTAATTTAGTTAAACTACGGTCGGGTCGgtcatattttaattgatgaaacgaaatatttaaaagatttctGACATCTAGTCATCCACCATCAATTTTTAGATGAATGAAATTAAACACAGGTGTTAACTATAAAACATAAGTTAGTTTAGCTTGCATTGTTAGCAGCCAATACTTCATCTGTTAGCAAtcattttgctttttttttgttgggtcAGATTTTCTTATGTTAATGATTTGAGTGAACCGAAAGTGCATATATCAAATATGATATCTACATGTATGTTTCTACTACAAGAGAGCGAGAGAGAACATGTACCATGTGCTTGACTACATGAAGTAGAATTAGAAAGATGGGAGCTTCTAAATTTATTTGGGATCTTACTTGGCTACTTCTTCTTTGGTAGCGGGAGACCTGCAAATGCTGAGACATCTAGAAaagatattgttttttcttgtgacggttgtttataaaatagattaaataaagaaaacatgtttCATGATATAACACTATCTCTAgaaatttatattcaaatacAATTTGATAAAAGAGAATCAAGAAAATCTAAAGTAATACTGTTGtactttttcttttactttctcttatatatatattcatgtatatatattttttttaatttgggaGTATCCGTGACCAAGACTCAAACTatttcttaaaagaaaatacagCCCACAAATGGATATTTtctcttaatattttaatggtACGAAAACATTAGTTTATATCCACATAGACACAAGACAGTTATCTAAGTAACTCAAGAAAGAATCGTCGGATGCTATATACCACTCGATCACTGACTCATGGTTTAATTTCTCTTATATTGTTTAGCTTTCTTTACTTACACATGATTAAACAAACATACATTTTCCGTCGTTTGCTTAAAGTTAAAGTATtactttgtttattttatgagtggtttaaaaaacaattataaagaAAAGCTCATAATCCGCTCCTGCGACAGAAAAGAGAAAACGAAATTTCATGAACAACTAAAAATGTAGCTGCAGCAAATGCGGAGACATCTAGAAAAGCtgtaaaattgtttttctttttaaataattgttttaagcTGTTTGTATCTTGAGAGTCATAACATTGCGACCAATCACAGCCAGCAGAGTCCCTCTCCTAATCACACTCATAGAtatttgcagttttttttttcaaccatagatattttcagtttatttacCACTATTCATACTTTTGAGCTTCcactaatttttctttttattttatctactACTTTAACATTTAAAAGTGTTTGCCTCAATCTTTGTATATACTGCGGAGCAACGAATACTTGGTATTAGTATAGTCTTGCTCATATGTTCGTTCATATTTTACAACGTTTacaaactattttataaaatcgcAATCAcacaataaaatgaaaaatacacatgaaaataaaacaaaatgaagaaagaaaggaagaaagaaaaataaaaggaaaacaagagaacacgtttcttcttctttatcacTCAATCGTCGTGGGATCCGAAACTTTTGCCGAGCTTTTCTTTGGCTTCCCAACAAACCACCGTCCGAATCCTCTAGTCCCATTCTGTTTCACGGGCGTTTTCGTGACCTCCCGGAGCGCACTTCCGATGATCTTTTCATCTCCCTCGCCGGAAACCGTAGTTTTGGCCGGTTTCTTCATACTCTCTCTGTGAAACTTCCTCACCGTGTAAACCTCTGCGATAGCTAGCGACATCTTTTATcggtttagaaaaaaaaaacagaaaaaattatGTTATCTCAAGAAGtgaaagtaaaaacaaaagttGTTGTATACTTGTAGTTTGGTAAATATGAGTAGTGTTGCATTTTAAGGGGAGAGGTTTGGCACGttatttatagatataaacTGATGGGGTCCATTTTACTCAAGTGATTGGGTTTGTTAGCCcacaatatattataaatacgTATACGCTATGTATCTGCTTTCTGTATGTATGTTTCTTTACGTTTTATATCAACGAAGATTGTAGGAGTTTAGAGTTTGCCGATCCAAGTAATAAGTACTAAGCCTAGGCATGTATCCCTCATTTTCCTGACCAGAATTGCCCAAAATTTTGAGGTTAAGATAACTTTTACTGGATAGGAGTCGGATATATTTACTCAGACTATCCATTATTACTCGTTTGattgattgttattttaaacaatttatagtgttatttataaattcttaagCCACTACAagttatttaatatttcataaaacattttaatttcttatactatccaaaattattaaaattattattattatctaatatatattatccataattatctaattttgataGTGATAAATGATAATTGTAGAAGGCCTAAAAGGAAACTGACTCAGCGGCCAATTTAGCTTCAAAATGACAATCGAATCGACCGTAACCACAATATATCCCTCAATATAACCAAAGAAATAAAGAAGATacgttttgtttcaaaaagagaaaaaaaaaagaagatacgttttttttgaaactaatcaTATACAACGAGAAGAAGATAAGTTTTCAGTatataatatatgcaaaatttatattcaaaatatattctgTTATATTTCGTGCATTTTTGTCTGGGCTCTGTTTGTTTTCAGTCACGTTTTTTTCTATTAGTTCCAATTTTTGATAAAGTAGACCATCTTATTCTTGCACAATCTCTAAGCGCATGAGTGATATCAGATATTGTTCGATATATTCCTGATTCGTTCTAAAATACTCATCATACCGAAAACATCAAATATCTTTACTACTGTAATATTCATCACGTGAGTCAACTTCAAGTAACCTTATTGATTAACTTGAATGTCACAAAGAACATATAAGATtcgttttaccaaaaaaagacaTATAAGATTCATAGTTATGTTCACACTGAAAAGAAGCATATAACATGCAAAACAGTTAGCAAAATAGTTGTATAATCCATAAACACAAAATACAGTTACGTAAATACGTAACATAGCCTTGTCTTAGCAATTCTAACTTAGTTGTTATCCTTAGGAATACTTGTCCGTTTTAAATGAAGATAACATATTAAGGTTCACATCTTTATTGGTGGGATTTGGAGAGTCTCTTAGGGGAAGGGGAACCACAAAAAGCAGGGAccgaaaaagaaagagaagggaAAATCCCTTAATTAAAAACATCTCTTAACCGTTTcccgaccaaaaaaaaaaaaaaagcttaagtcccTTGAGGGAGGGACTTCCCCGAGTCActccaataatgatgctcttagttgatattttttttctgaacaaacTATAGTTGATATATGTTGTGCTTATTTGTAATATGAGTATCAACAGATTTGTTTGCATGGAGTTATTGTGAATAATAGACAACATTTTATTTCCCGAAAATGGCAACGGTTAAATAAATGATATGCGcattaaactatataaaattcgAACTTAGCATATAAACTTTAATACATAATCCACTctctaatatgtatattttaaaacgtATATATACACAACATAACGTAAAGAGTGAGGGAATATTGGCGGCGTGTCTATAGTGTCAGTCTGGAATAAAACAAAGAGCAAAGATCTTTtgcatttatatataataacaatgGCAACGTTTATTCCATTGGAAGAGAATCCTTTAGAGTCAAATATTGTCCAAATTCATTACCCCTTTGCTATCTGAGAAACCAGCAAACATTTTACACACGaagcatctttttttttttttttttgtgtttcataactattttt contains these protein-coding regions:
- the LOC108838466 gene encoding uncharacterized protein LOC108838466, whose product is MSLAIAEVYTVRKFHRESMKKPAKTTVSGEGDEKIIGSALREVTKTPVKQNGTRGFGRWFVGKPKKSSAKVSDPTTIE